A single region of the Mus caroli chromosome 16, CAROLI_EIJ_v1.1, whole genome shotgun sequence genome encodes:
- the LOC110311200 gene encoding keratin-associated protein 20-2-like — protein sequence MCYYGGYYGGLGCGYGGLGYGYGCGYGCGYGCGYGGYGGYGYGCCRPLCCGRYWSYGFY from the exons ATGTGCTACTACGGAGGATACTATGGAGGCCTGggct GTGGCTATGGTGGCCTtggctatggctatggctgtggctatggctgtggctatggctgtggctatggtGGCTATGGTGGCTATGGTTATGGCTGCTGCCGTCCACTGTGCTGTGGAAGATACTGGTCTTATGGATTCTACTGA